Proteins encoded by one window of Cydia fagiglandana chromosome Z, ilCydFagi1.1, whole genome shotgun sequence:
- the LOC134678421 gene encoding mast cell protease 2-like: MQLNFHYLKMHCLFILAILAKLSANKAPGRGDLRVYKGRDDTHNEFPFIVLLEKKNSGIRACTGSLIAEDWVLTVAHCIERDELLVIRYGDFTKPAKETTLYSSVIKKYLHPSYRPYRYFERRFPLNDIGLIFTEEIPNKNLARLLALDYKAFLGLPVKNAGFGLVTKHYDKIEVTSKEVREWHLIPFQIGEGIVVDCEPDFYSCFICVAPKCSNRKQQIRPGDSGGPLVYDGRVIGVTCKFSHNTSISHFIYPCKPIFRMDSKNHALE; the protein is encoded by the coding sequence ATGCAACTAAATTTTCATTACTTAAAAATGCACTGCTTATTTATTCTGGCTATACTAGCAAAGTTAAGTGCAAATAAGGCTCCTGGCCGTGGGGATTTGAGGGTGTATAAAGGACGGGACGACACCCATAACGAGTTCCCGTTCATTGTGCTTCTGGAAAAGAAGAACTCTGGGATCAGAGCTTGTACCGGCAGCCTTATAGCGGAAGACTGGGTCCTCACAGTAGCCCACTGCATTGAACGTGATGAGTTACTTGTCATCAGATATGGTGATTTTACTAAGCCAGCAAAAGAAACCACGTTGTACTCAAGCGTGATCAAAAAATACCTTCATCCTTCCTACCGGCCCTACCGTTACTTCGAGCGACGATTTCCCTTAAATGATATAGGGCTAATTTTCACTGAAGAAATACCCAATAAAAACCTTGCAAGACTGCTGGCGCTCGATTATAAAGCTTTCCTTGGGCTTCCTGTTAAAAACGCGGGTTTTGGATTAGTAACAAAGCATTACGACAAAATTGAAGTGACTTCGAAAGAAGTCAGAGAATGGCATCTCATTCCTTTTCAAATTGGCGAGGGTATTGTGGTCGATTGTGAACCTGACTTCTATTCCTGTTTTATATGTGTAGCGCCGAAGTGTTCGAACAGGAAGCAACAGATTCGCCCGGGGGACTCCGGAGGCCCGCTGGTGTATGACGGACGAGTCATTGGAGTAACTTGCAAGTTTTCACATAACACCTCTATTTCACATTTCATATATCCCTGTAAGCCCATATTTAGAATGGATTCAAAAAACCATGCGCTTGaatga